In the genome of Nocardioides marmoribigeumensis, one region contains:
- a CDS encoding tetratricopeptide repeat protein, which produces MERTTDQKVYDGPPLPEEVTGKELDRSVLDQLRGLPEKLAARVARHLAAAGLLIDSEPETAYQHTLAARGRASRVGVVREACGEAAYAAGHFAEALSELRAAKRMSGTNAYLPMMADCERALGRPERALELAKNPSVKKLERAQQVEMTIVEAGARFDLGEVDGALRTLENAHVRSVAREPWVVRLRYAYADLLLKAGRRDEAIEWFHRTVAVDGEQLTDAAERLEELEAEQA; this is translated from the coding sequence GTGGAGCGCACGACCGACCAGAAGGTCTACGACGGCCCTCCGCTGCCCGAGGAGGTCACCGGCAAGGAGCTCGACCGCTCCGTGCTGGACCAGCTGCGGGGACTCCCCGAGAAGCTGGCGGCCAGGGTCGCGCGCCACCTCGCGGCGGCCGGCCTGCTGATCGACTCGGAGCCGGAGACGGCCTACCAGCACACCCTGGCGGCTCGCGGTCGTGCGTCCCGGGTCGGCGTGGTCCGTGAGGCGTGCGGCGAAGCGGCGTACGCGGCGGGTCACTTCGCCGAGGCGCTGTCGGAGCTGCGTGCGGCCAAGCGGATGAGCGGCACCAATGCCTACCTGCCGATGATGGCCGACTGCGAGCGCGCGCTCGGCCGTCCTGAGCGTGCTCTCGAGCTGGCCAAGAATCCCTCGGTCAAGAAGCTCGAGCGCGCCCAGCAGGTCGAGATGACGATCGTCGAGGCCGGGGCGCGCTTCGACCTGGGCGAGGTCGACGGTGCCCTGCGCACCCTCGAGAACGCCCATGTCCGGTCCGTGGCTCGCGAGCCGTGGGTCGTGCGGCTGCGCTACGCCTACGCCGACCTGCTGCTCAAGGCCGGTCGCCGTGACGAGGCGATCGAGTGGTTCCACCGCACGGTCGCGGTCGACGGCGAGCAGCTCACCGATGCCGCGGAGCGGCTCGAGGAGCTCGAGGCCGAGCAGGCCTGA
- a CDS encoding single-stranded DNA-binding protein yields MEVSTASKVEDNGSEGVAEAALNQVVLRGRVSGAPVERELPSGATVVGLRISVRRDRTTMTKGSKQTVDWVECTAWSASMRRAVARWEVGDVVELEGALRRRFPRGGGMSRVEIEVLRGRRLSRG; encoded by the coding sequence ATGGAGGTGTCGACCGCGTCGAAGGTCGAGGACAACGGTTCGGAGGGTGTCGCCGAGGCGGCGCTCAACCAGGTCGTGCTGCGCGGGCGGGTCTCAGGCGCGCCCGTCGAGCGTGAGCTGCCCAGTGGGGCCACGGTGGTGGGCCTCCGGATCAGCGTGCGCCGGGACCGCACGACGATGACCAAGGGCTCCAAGCAGACCGTGGACTGGGTGGAGTGCACCGCGTGGTCCGCGAGCATGCGCCGCGCGGTCGCCCGCTGGGAGGTGGGGGACGTGGTGGAGCTCGAGGGCGCCCTGCGACGCCGGTTCCCCCGCGGCGGAGGGATGAGCCGGGTCGAGATCGAGGTCCTGCGAGGGCGTCGGCTCAGCCGGGGCTAG
- a CDS encoding NAD kinase, with translation MSNHEPAEDGVPGAPRRVLLVVNTRREEVATEALHAARQLMAHGLAVRVLSGDADLMPWAEDDRVERVEAGPQAAEDCDLVLVLGGDGTILRGAEMARETGAPLLGINLGHVGFLAEADHDDLAQVIEAVVAGHYRAEERLTVDVSVFVEDALVASTWALNEASVEKASRERMLEVQVEIDGRPLSRWGCDGVVCSTPTGSTAYNFSAGGPIVWPEVQALLVVPLSAHALFARPMVVAPSSVISVQVIHTNDGGAVLWCDGRRTVDLPPGARIEVRRGHAPVRLARLHEAPFTDRLVAKFELPVSGWRGAAERRRQEARD, from the coding sequence GTGAGCAACCACGAGCCGGCCGAGGACGGAGTGCCTGGAGCGCCCCGACGCGTCCTGCTGGTGGTCAACACCCGCCGCGAGGAGGTCGCCACCGAGGCGCTCCACGCAGCGCGACAGCTGATGGCGCACGGGCTCGCCGTCCGCGTCCTGTCCGGTGACGCCGACCTGATGCCGTGGGCCGAGGACGACCGGGTCGAGCGGGTCGAGGCCGGCCCGCAGGCCGCCGAGGACTGCGACCTCGTGCTCGTCCTGGGCGGCGACGGCACGATCCTGCGTGGCGCCGAGATGGCCCGCGAGACCGGGGCTCCGCTGCTGGGCATCAACCTGGGGCACGTGGGATTCCTCGCCGAGGCCGACCACGACGACCTCGCCCAGGTGATCGAGGCGGTGGTGGCCGGCCACTATCGCGCCGAGGAGCGGCTGACCGTCGACGTGTCCGTCTTCGTCGAGGACGCCCTGGTGGCCTCCACCTGGGCGCTCAACGAGGCCAGCGTGGAGAAGGCCTCGCGCGAGCGGATGCTGGAGGTCCAGGTCGAGATCGACGGACGGCCGCTGTCCCGGTGGGGCTGCGACGGGGTCGTCTGCAGCACGCCGACCGGGTCGACGGCGTACAACTTCTCGGCCGGTGGACCCATCGTCTGGCCGGAGGTGCAGGCCCTGCTGGTGGTGCCGCTGTCGGCCCACGCGCTGTTCGCCCGGCCCATGGTCGTGGCCCCCAGCAGCGTGATCTCGGTCCAGGTGATCCACACCAACGACGGTGGCGCCGTCCTCTGGTGCGACGGCCGGCGGACCGTCGACCTGCCCCCCGGGGCCCGGATCGAGGTCCGGCGCGGACATGCACCTGTCCGGCTGGCCCGGCTGCACGAGGCACCCTTCACCGACCGGCTGGTGGCGAAGTTCGAGCTGCCCGTCTCCGGGTGGCGCGGGGCGGCCGAGCGTCGCCGGCAGGAGGCCCGGGACTGA
- a CDS encoding HAD-IIA family hydrolase has product MGDGAPTEFDLVGSEVLRASDGPLTSHYDLAMLDLDGVVYIGPDVVPGAADRIAEAVEAGMHVAFVTNNAARPPGRVAEHLRELGVDASTDDVVTSAQAAATVLAEDLAEDAAVFVIGGEGLFTALREAGLRPVQSLEDEPVAVVSGYHPDLRWRTVIDGAILVRKGLPWVASNTDLTVPTPAGPGPGNGVLVRAVQEFAQVTPRVAGKPEPPLVKETIRRVGGERPLMVGDRLDTDIEGAVRAGCHSLLVMTGVTGIEELVAAGGDQRPTYVSADLGGLHTAHPAPEQDGDHWVCGGWKACVDAGELQVEGSGGADDWWRVVAAAAWAHADAEGAAPDVDRLTAP; this is encoded by the coding sequence GTGGGAGACGGAGCGCCGACGGAGTTCGACCTCGTGGGCTCGGAGGTGCTGCGGGCCAGCGACGGCCCGCTGACCTCCCACTACGACCTGGCGATGCTCGACCTCGACGGCGTGGTCTACATCGGTCCCGACGTCGTGCCGGGTGCTGCGGACCGCATCGCGGAAGCGGTCGAGGCAGGGATGCACGTCGCGTTCGTGACCAACAACGCCGCACGCCCACCTGGCCGTGTCGCGGAGCACCTGCGCGAGCTGGGGGTGGACGCCTCGACCGACGACGTCGTGACCTCGGCCCAGGCGGCCGCGACCGTGCTGGCCGAGGACCTCGCAGAGGACGCCGCGGTCTTCGTCATCGGCGGTGAGGGGCTGTTCACGGCCCTGCGCGAGGCCGGGCTGAGGCCCGTGCAGTCGCTGGAGGACGAGCCCGTCGCGGTGGTCTCGGGCTACCATCCGGACCTGCGGTGGCGCACGGTCATCGACGGCGCGATCCTGGTCAGGAAGGGCCTGCCCTGGGTGGCGTCCAACACCGATCTCACCGTCCCGACGCCGGCCGGCCCGGGCCCCGGCAACGGGGTGCTCGTGCGGGCGGTGCAGGAGTTCGCCCAGGTCACGCCGCGTGTCGCCGGGAAGCCCGAACCGCCGCTGGTGAAGGAGACGATCCGCCGGGTGGGGGGCGAGCGGCCACTCATGGTGGGGGACCGGCTCGACACCGACATCGAGGGCGCGGTGCGGGCGGGGTGCCACAGCCTCCTGGTGATGACCGGCGTGACCGGGATCGAGGAGCTCGTCGCGGCAGGAGGGGACCAGCGACCGACGTACGTCTCGGCGGACCTGGGGGGCCTCCACACCGCGCATCCCGCGCCGGAGCAGGACGGGGACCACTGGGTCTGCGGCGGCTGGAAGGCCTGTGTCGATGCCGGCGAGCTGCAGGTCGAGGGCTCGGGCGGGGCCGACGACTGGTGGCGGGTGGTGGCCGCCGCGGCCTGGGCCCACGCGGATGCCGAGGGAGCCGCTCCTGACGTCGACCGACTCACCGCACCGTGA
- a CDS encoding TlyA family RNA methyltransferase, whose product MPRRLRLDAELVRRGLARSREHAATLIQDGRVTVSGARATKPATGVTTDVAIVVREDPATPDYVSRGGHKLAGALAVLEPLGLVVTGRRCLDAGASTGGFTDVLLRHGAAQVVAVDVGYGQLAWSLRQDERVVVHDRTNVRELSLEVIGDPVDVVVGDLSFISLTLVLDALVGVCAPDADLALMVKPQFEVGKDRVGKGGVVRDPALRAEAVATVAAAAEARGWGARAVAPSPLPGPSGNREFFLWLRRGPSTLSTEQIDDAVRSPVVGVPSERVDP is encoded by the coding sequence ATGCCTCGACGACTCCGCCTCGACGCCGAGCTCGTGCGCCGAGGCCTCGCCCGGTCGCGGGAGCACGCGGCCACGCTGATCCAGGACGGTCGCGTGACCGTCTCCGGGGCGCGGGCGACCAAACCCGCGACCGGCGTCACGACCGACGTCGCGATCGTCGTGCGGGAGGACCCCGCCACCCCGGACTACGTCTCACGGGGAGGGCACAAGCTGGCCGGGGCGCTCGCCGTCCTCGAGCCACTGGGGCTGGTGGTCACCGGGCGCCGCTGCCTGGACGCAGGAGCGTCCACCGGCGGCTTCACCGATGTGCTGCTGCGGCACGGCGCGGCCCAGGTGGTCGCGGTCGACGTCGGTTACGGGCAGCTGGCCTGGAGCCTGCGGCAGGACGAGCGTGTGGTGGTCCACGACCGCACCAACGTGCGGGAGCTGAGCCTCGAGGTGATCGGCGACCCGGTGGACGTCGTGGTCGGCGACCTGTCGTTCATCTCCCTGACCCTCGTGCTCGACGCGTTGGTCGGGGTCTGCGCGCCCGACGCCGACCTCGCCCTGATGGTGAAGCCGCAGTTCGAGGTCGGGAAGGACCGGGTCGGCAAGGGCGGCGTGGTGCGGGACCCGGCCCTGCGCGCCGAGGCCGTCGCGACCGTCGCAGCCGCGGCCGAGGCCCGGGGGTGGGGCGCCCGCGCGGTGGCGCCGAGCCCGCTGCCCGGTCCGTCGGGCAACCGCGAGTTCTTCCTGTGGCTGCGTCGCGGGCCGTCCACGCTCTCCACAGAGCAGATCGACGACGCGGTGCGGAGCCCGGTCGTGGGGGTGCCCTCTGAGAGGGTGGACCCGTGA